Sequence from the Equus quagga isolate Etosha38 chromosome 15, UCLA_HA_Equagga_1.0, whole genome shotgun sequence genome:
tttgagaactgatggagtaaggattaaatgaggaaatatttgtaaagtacttagaacaatgcctggcacatagtaagcactatatatatatatttttaactaaatgtaACACAAATGCTCAatacattaactttttttttttccagttttcatcaATACGTGCTAGGGGTGGGCTTTATAGTACAAGGGTGTTGGttttttctgccttcaaggaCCTCACAGGCTGATGGGAGGCGTATGTGTAACCACACCGCTGAAACGCAGTCTTTTAAGAGCAATTTTACGGGCGAAGGTAGCAATTTTATGCGGGAACGCAGAGGAGGGTCCCTCACCCACGCATGGGGGatgagaagaggggagggggtgcGCGTTCAGGAAAGTCTCTCCTGGGGGCAGGCGGGGGGTGTCTGATGGGCAAGTGGATTCAGCCCTGTCAAAAGGACAGGTGACTTGGGGCAAGAAGATTCGAGATGCTGAGATCCAAACCCCGGCCTCGCCTTCTCTGTGAAGTGGCCTTTATGTCACAAGGAGCCACTAATTGACGTGGCTCAGCGGGCGGGGCAGCCCGGCGGCCTGGGGAGCAGAGGACCCCACGACCCTGCTGCCCCCCTGCGGGGCGCCTCTACTGGAGCGCAGGGCCCGGCGCCGCCAGGTCCCCCGGGTCACCGGGTCGGCGGGGCGGTCTGCGGGCCGGGAGATGGGGGTGGTTCCTCGCTTCCTCCCCAGGATGGGCCCCATCCCGGAGTCCCCCTCAAGACCCCTCCATTGCTCTCCAACGCAGGGGCCGCCGCCGCCACTGCGAATCGTCCAGACGCcagcgccccccgcccccgcccccgtcccCCGGGCGAGCCGCGAGCGCTCGGGGCGGGAGGcgcagaggaggagccaggaccGCGCCGGGGAGGGGGGCGCCGGCGGCCGCGGAGCAGGAGGGTCCGGCGGGGAGAGCGAGGCGCTGCCGGGCGGGCGGGGGTGCGGGGCCGCTGGGGACCCAGGGCGCCCCCGGGCGGCGGCAGGCGGCGCGCCCCTCGCCAGGCCGGGATCGGGGCGGGGCGCGCGGCATCCCCGCGGGGGGAGCGGCTCGCCCGGCCTCGGCGCCGCCAAAGTTTCCCGGAGGAGCCGCAGCCGCCCTTCCTTCCCAGGCCCCGGGCGCGGGGCGACCCTCGGGCGAGGACTGTTTCCGAGGGCGGCGGGGCCCCCTC
This genomic interval carries:
- the LOC124227128 gene encoding translation initiation factor IF-2-like, which encodes MGKWIQPCQKDSGRGSPAAWGAEDPTTLLPPCGAPLLERRARRRQGPPPPLRIVQTPAPPAPAPVPRASRERSGREAQRRSQDRAGEGGAGGRGAGGSGGESEALPGGRGCGAAGDPGRPRAAAGGAPLARPGSGRGARHPRGGSGSPGLGAAKVSRRSRSRPSFPGPGRGATLGRGLFPRAAGPPLQPDPAPPLRPTRIPKFLGGAAGLRTRAFLGSPSSSSSSPTWEQARGRAGRRDPGPRAARRRRRRLRPPRPAARKVGPARRCPRQRQVWELH